The Akkermansiaceae bacterium genome has a window encoding:
- a CDS encoding OmpA family protein: protein METNDTPPTPQDQTPAHPESTKAGNNQLTTALIVIIVVLLFVMLMLSMNGQLFQSGNDKPSDITALETRNAQLRADANAERARQGLPPLPEDASSARMAADRLQRDATTLASLASQWQATLEEKDTQLRALETEASAQRNQMASLYKRINELEGRLANSANSADQVTRLTNDLKMANNQIENFRKQLAEFQTRPTNEAMSMLRKQLNESQDKVSKLQMQVDGLLQAAENKIDRSEYDLIAAEVKRLREKDNVQRYEIQRLRAELDRTRLFIESEKDLPAEAARLFAKLRTLENANKQQLEAAYEAIRTTMGAEIVHRQTFAKGSSQITFDREKIIQEVLDKRKDGKSFFLVVGYASKSGDADNNRKLSAERATTVASVVNILKATGQQVKAVYLGETARFSPTVETENQICEVWEIKR from the coding sequence ATGGAAACCAACGATACGCCCCCCACGCCACAGGACCAGACCCCCGCTCACCCTGAATCCACCAAGGCTGGAAACAACCAGCTCACTACGGCCCTGATCGTTATCATCGTCGTGCTTCTTTTTGTCATGTTAATGCTGTCGATGAATGGCCAGCTTTTCCAGTCGGGTAACGACAAACCATCCGACATCACCGCGCTGGAAACCCGTAATGCCCAGCTGCGTGCCGACGCCAATGCCGAGCGTGCCCGCCAGGGGCTGCCACCACTTCCGGAAGACGCCAGCAGTGCCCGTATGGCGGCGGACCGGCTGCAACGCGACGCCACCACCCTCGCATCGCTCGCCAGCCAGTGGCAGGCCACCCTGGAGGAAAAAGACACCCAGCTCCGCGCCCTGGAAACGGAGGCATCGGCCCAGCGCAACCAGATGGCCAGCCTTTACAAACGGATCAACGAACTCGAGGGCAGACTCGCCAACTCTGCCAATTCCGCCGACCAGGTCACCCGGCTGACCAATGACCTGAAGATGGCGAACAACCAGATTGAAAACTTCCGCAAGCAGCTGGCCGAGTTCCAGACCCGCCCGACCAATGAAGCCATGTCGATGCTGCGCAAGCAACTCAACGAGAGCCAGGACAAGGTGAGCAAGCTGCAGATGCAGGTCGATGGCCTTCTGCAAGCTGCCGAAAACAAGATCGACCGCAGTGAGTATGACCTGATCGCCGCCGAGGTCAAAAGGCTGCGCGAAAAAGACAACGTGCAGAGATACGAGATCCAGCGTCTCCGCGCCGAGCTCGACCGCACCCGCCTTTTCATCGAATCTGAAAAAGACCTGCCTGCCGAAGCCGCCCGGCTTTTTGCCAAGCTCCGCACCTTGGAAAACGCCAACAAACAGCAACTTGAAGCCGCCTACGAGGCGATCAGGACAACCATGGGCGCGGAAATCGTACACCGTCAGACCTTTGCCAAGGGTTCATCACAGATCACCTTTGACCGCGAGAAAATCATCCAGGAGGTTCTTGATAAACGCAAGGACGGGAAATCCTTCTTCCTCGTGGTTGGTTATGCCTCCAAGTCCGGGGACGCGGACAACAACCGCAAACTATCAGCTGAACGAGCCACCACCGTGGCATCAGTCGTAAACATCCTCAAGGCAACCGGCCAGCAGGTGAAGGCCGTCTACCTGGGTGAAACAGCTCGGTTTTCTCCGACGGTTGAAACTGAAAACCAGATCTGTGAGGTCTGGGAAATCAAGCGTTAA
- the tsaD gene encoding tRNA (adenosine(37)-N6)-threonylcarbamoyltransferase complex transferase subunit TsaD — protein MPTTILAIESSCDETAVAVLRHAAGEVEVLSSEISSQIDIHREFGGVVPELASRNHSLHLRPLIEIALENAGVAIGDIDAFGATAGPGLASSLLVGNTTAKSLSIATGKPFISVNHMEGHLLSPFLTSAKLEPNLALIVSGGHTLLIHMKDFGDYALLGSTRDDAAGEAYDKVGKMLGLPYPGGPEIEKQARKGSPTAFKFPRSMMKDGLAFSFSGLKTAVLYQLEKLDPEHGQAPADAIPDLCASFQQAVIDVLVHKTMLAARKCGENLITLSGGVSCNLALRGAMQEACEKAGKTLLVAPPALSTDNAAMIAFVALQSHLRGISSSFHEDINPNLKLVRP, from the coding sequence ATGCCGACAACGATTCTTGCCATTGAGTCCAGCTGTGATGAAACAGCGGTGGCGGTTTTGCGCCATGCTGCGGGTGAGGTGGAGGTGCTTTCATCCGAGATTTCCTCGCAGATTGATATCCACCGGGAGTTTGGTGGGGTGGTGCCTGAGCTTGCCAGCAGGAACCACTCGTTGCATTTGCGACCGCTCATTGAGATTGCCCTGGAAAATGCGGGGGTTGCCATTGGTGACATCGATGCCTTTGGCGCGACCGCTGGCCCGGGGCTGGCGTCATCGCTGCTGGTGGGCAATACCACCGCCAAATCGCTTTCCATCGCCACGGGCAAGCCGTTTATTTCCGTCAACCACATGGAAGGGCATCTGCTTTCCCCCTTTTTGACTTCTGCAAAACTGGAACCCAACCTCGCCCTGATCGTCTCTGGTGGACACACGCTGTTGATCCACATGAAGGACTTTGGCGATTACGCCTTGCTCGGCAGCACCCGCGATGACGCCGCGGGTGAAGCCTACGATAAAGTCGGGAAAATGCTCGGCCTCCCCTACCCTGGCGGACCGGAAATTGAAAAACAGGCACGGAAGGGATCGCCCACCGCCTTCAAGTTCCCCCGCTCGATGATGAAAGACGGCCTTGCTTTCTCCTTTTCCGGACTAAAAACAGCGGTGCTCTACCAACTGGAGAAACTCGATCCCGAGCATGGCCAAGCCCCCGCTGATGCCATTCCCGACCTCTGCGCTTCCTTCCAGCAGGCGGTCATTGATGTGCTGGTTCACAAGACCATGCTGGCGGCGAGAAAATGCGGCGAAAACCTGATCACTCTGTCTGGCGGTGTTTCCTGTAACCTGGCCCTGCGCGGCGCGATGCAAGAAGCCTGTGAAAAAGCGGGGAAAACGCTCCTGGTCGCACCGCCGGCCCTATCGACCGATAATGCGGCGATGATTGCATTCGTCGCGCTTCAAAGCCATCTCAGGGGGATTTCCTCCAGTTTCCATGAGGATATCAACCCGAATTTAAAGCTGGTCCGTCCGTAA
- the folD gene encoding bifunctional methylenetetrahydrofolate dehydrogenase/methenyltetrahydrofolate cyclohydrolase FolD: protein MSKIIDGKAVAEKVLAECSQEIETLKKSGITPGLAVVLVGDDPASQVYVGSKVRKCAELGLHSRKVELPVDATQEDVLAVVEELNADPRIHGILVQSPPPPQIDEDAIVRAIDPAKDVDGFHPVNVAKLALEDGSGFVPCTPAGCMRLLKEAGVETSGAEAVVIGRSMIVGKPMALLLMSKDGNATVTVAHSRTKDLAAVCRRADIIVAAIGRPGFVTADMVREGAAVIDVGINRVDDPTAKRGYRLVGDVAYDEVAPKCSAITPVPGGVGPMTIAMLIANTIKAARQSQAG, encoded by the coding sequence ATGAGTAAGATAATTGATGGTAAAGCTGTGGCTGAAAAAGTATTGGCCGAATGTAGTCAGGAAATTGAAACCCTGAAAAAAAGCGGGATCACGCCTGGTTTGGCGGTTGTGTTGGTGGGGGATGACCCCGCTTCCCAGGTTTACGTCGGCTCCAAGGTGCGCAAGTGTGCGGAGCTGGGGTTGCACTCCCGTAAAGTAGAGCTGCCGGTGGATGCCACCCAGGAGGATGTGCTGGCGGTGGTGGAGGAGCTGAATGCTGATCCCCGAATCCATGGTATCCTGGTGCAGTCGCCACCACCGCCACAGATTGATGAGGATGCCATCGTCAGGGCGATCGACCCCGCCAAGGACGTCGATGGTTTTCATCCCGTCAACGTCGCCAAACTCGCCCTCGAGGATGGCAGTGGATTCGTTCCCTGCACACCCGCAGGCTGCATGCGTTTGCTCAAAGAGGCCGGCGTGGAGACTTCCGGCGCCGAGGCGGTGGTGATCGGGCGGAGTATGATCGTCGGCAAACCGATGGCCCTTTTACTGATGAGCAAGGACGGCAATGCAACGGTGACGGTGGCGCACTCGCGCACCAAGGATTTGGCTGCTGTTTGTCGTCGCGCGGACATCATCGTGGCTGCCATTGGTCGACCCGGATTCGTAACCGCCGACATGGTCAGGGAGGGTGCCGCCGTGATCGATGTCGGGATCAACCGGGTCGATGATCCGACCGCCAAGCGTGGCTACCGTCTCGTTGGCGACGTCGCCTACGATGAAGTGGCGCCGAAGTGTTCAGCGATCACGCCTGTCCCTGGTGGCGTGGGGCCCATGACCATCGCCATGCTTATTGCCAACACCATCAAAGCCGCCCGACAGAGCCAGGCAGGCTAA